In Rhododendron vialii isolate Sample 1 chromosome 9a, ASM3025357v1, the following are encoded in one genomic region:
- the LOC131301187 gene encoding pentatricopeptide repeat-containing protein At1g22960, mitochondrial-like: MTLCLRASKSIAKCSSRRNLDSFKVRLIFSFSFHQTACRSHDGDNNNIPITKTYPDSHFGYLILKTVEKMPWAFGSKDWVFYTSPQVRAVVFEPKLLIRVLDSIRREARVAFRFFLWAEAQPGFNRSGYAFCTMLEILVQSNLMGRTYSLMRRIISLDLVDVVDVLIDGYVNKEVSIKLLDILLGLYIRNSMVKHCLSVFNKMIRNEFLPDVKVCNRILRMLRDRDLGDKAREVYRTMGEFGIKPSIVTYNTLLYSFCKEGKVQQALDLLNEMQRSGCAPNDVTYNVLISGLSKKGELDRAKNLIEEMLNWGLKVSAYTYNPLICGYCRNGLLVEALALEDEMVIQGVPPTVYTYNVFMYGFCKWGRMTEARQRFCDMMNKDLSPDIVSYNTLIYGYCQLGNISEALLLLYKLEGRNLYPNVITYNTVIDGLCRWGELKDAKKLIEEMTSHGILPDVFTYTILVNGSFRAGNLQMAKEFFDEMLNEGLKPDHFAYTTCIAAELKLGNKPEAFSLQEEMLAKGFPPNLITYNIILDGLCKLGNLQEAFQLLQNMVRDGLVPDHITYTSIIHSHLEVGHLRKARELFNEMLSKGLSPSVVTYTMLIHAHIGSGRLELAFMYFCEMQEKGVMPNVITYNVLINGLCKLRRMDQAYRYVDAMETQGIPPNKYTYTILINENCDLGNWHEALRLYKEMLDNGIQPDSCTHSALFKNLGKDYMSHAAQYLEYIILENEENAKVKT, from the coding sequence ATGACTCTCTGCTTGAGAGCTTCAAAATCCATAGCCAAATGTAGCAGTAGAAGAAACCTAGATTCATTCAAGGTACGCCTCATTTTTTCATTCTCTTTTCATCAAACTGCCTGCCGCTCTCACGACGGTGATAACAACAACATTCCAATCACAAAAACATACCCAGATAGCCATTTTGGCTATTTGATACTCAAAACGGTGGAAAAGATGCCCTGGGCTTTTGGCAGCAAGGACTGGGTTTTTTACACGAGTCCTCAGGTAAGGGCAGTGGTTTTTGAACCCAAGTTGTTAATAAGAGTGCTTGATTCGATACGCCGGGAAGCAAGAGTGGCGTTTCGGTTCTTCCTGTGGGCAGAAGCTCAACCGGGTTTTAACCGGTCGGGATACGCTTTTTGTACTATGCTTGAGATTCTTGTTCAGAGTAATTTGATGGGTCGGACTTATTCCTTGATGAGGAGGATAATAAGTTTGGATTTGGTTGATGTTGTGGATGTTTTGATAGATGGGTATGTGAATAAGGAGGTTTCAATTAAGTTACTCGATATTTTATTAGGGTTGTATATTAGAAACTCGATGGTCAAGCATTGTTTGTCGGTTTTCAATAAGATGATAAGGAATGAGTTCTTGCCGGATGTGAAAGTTTGTAATAGAATCCTTAGGATGCTTAGGGACAGGGATTTAGGTGATAAAGCAAGGGAAGTGTACAGAACGATGGGCGAATTTGGGATTAAGCCGAGCATTGTCACATATAATACATTATTGTATTCATTTTGTAAGGAAGGTAAAGTGCAACAAGCGCTGGACCTTTTAAATGAAATGCAAAGAAGTGGTTGTGCTCCTAATGATGTTACATATAACGTGTTGATCAGTGGGTTGTCAAAGAAAGGGGAACTTGACCGTGCCAAAAATTTGATTGAGGAGATGCTTAACTGGGGATTGAAAGTTTCAGCTTACACTTATAACCCTCTGATTTGTGGGTATTGTAGGAATGGATTGCTTGTTGAAGCATTGGCACTCGAGGACGAGATGGTAATTCAAGGAGTTCCCCCAACAGTCTACACTTACAATGTATTTATGTATGGTTTCTGTAAGTGGGGAAGAATGACTGAAGCTAGACAAAGGTTTTGTGATATGATGAACAAAGACTTGTCACCTGATATAGTGTCCTACAACACTTTGATATATGGTTACTGTCAACTGGGGAACATCAGTGAGGCTCTTCTATTGCTATACAAATTAGAAGGTAGAAACCTCTACCCCAATGTCATTACCTATAATACTGTTATAGATGGCCTTTGTAGATGGGGGGAATTGAAGGATGCGAAGAAGCTAATAGAAGAAATGACGAGTCATGGGATTCTTCCTGATGTTTTTACTTATACGATTCTAGTAAATGGTTCTTTCAGGGCTGGTAATTTACAGATGGCTAAGGAATTCTTTGACGAAATGTTGAATGAAGGTTTGAAGCCTGACCACTTCGCTTATACAACCTGCATAGCAGCGGAACTTAAGCTTGGGAATAAACCGGAAGCATTCAGTCTTCAAGAAGAAATGTTAGCGAAGGGTTTTCCCCCTAACTTGATTACTTATAACATTATCCTGGATGGGTTGTGTAAATTGGGCAATTTGCAAGAAGCATTTCAATTGTTGCAAAACATGGTTCGCGATGGTCTCGTTCCTGATCACATAACATATACCAGCATCATTCACAGTCACTTGGAAGTTGGGCATCTCAGGAAAGCAAGGGAGTTATTCAACGAGATGCTGAGTAAAGGCTTATCACCTTCGGTAGTGACGTACACTATGTTAATTCATGCTCATATTGGAAGTGGGAGGCTAGAACTGGCTTTCATGTATTTCTGTGAAATGCAAGAGAAGGGTGTTATGCCCAATGTGATCACCTACAATGTGCTGATAAATGGTCTTTGCAAATTGAGAAGAATGGATCAGGCCTACAGATATGTGGATGCGATGGAAACTCAGGGAATACCCCCTAATAAGTACACCTACACTATATTAATAAATGAGAACTGTGATTTGGGTAATTGGCATGAGGCTTTGAGATTGTACAAGGAGATGCTAGATAATGGGATTCAGCCTGATTCTTGTACGCATAGTGCATTGTTTAAGAACCTAGGCAAGGACTATATGTCGCATGCAGCTCAGTACCTTGAGTATATAATACTGGAGAACGAAGAAAATGCCAAAGTGAAGACTTAA